A window of the Bradyrhizobium diazoefficiens genome harbors these coding sequences:
- a CDS encoding MBOAT family O-acyltransferase has translation MLFNDYPFLLVFLPAALLTYRLVDPYPRLRIGVQVALSLAFYAWGSPSFILLVIASIAINWLASVAYGRAKWKAVVTLVIALDIGVLALFKYANFILGNLGHVLGTTLPTLDIGLPLGISFFTFHHIMYLVDLKRGKAPLYALDRYALYIAFFPQAIAGPLARWSEVMHQFGRQVYAPGWQRQFCIAICFIALGLFQKVVIADSIAHLLDPIYTQAAAGPLASGDSWLAFCFSFQILFDFSGYSDIAIGLGLLFGVQLPYNFNAPLRSTNIQDFWQRWHITLMLFLRDYVFYPLVNLRLLPRRWLPVQFFGAMLITMALCGLWHGASWAFVLWGVLHGLAQVACSLWRRYGPHFPSWLGWALTVLFVLATGVIFRAGSVEAAWHVFAGLVQPLPLARGQHLWPLIVAPLFAFLLPASQDIVAFFTRRPSPFLAGLLGICLFALLLHMGGRDLHEFVYFKF, from the coding sequence ATGCTGTTCAACGACTATCCTTTCCTCCTGGTGTTCCTTCCGGCGGCGCTGCTGACCTACCGCCTGGTCGATCCCTATCCGCGCTTGCGCATCGGCGTGCAGGTGGCACTGTCGCTGGCCTTCTACGCCTGGGGAAGTCCGTCCTTCATCCTGCTCGTGATCGCCTCGATCGCCATCAACTGGCTCGCCTCGGTCGCCTATGGGCGGGCGAAATGGAAGGCGGTGGTGACGCTCGTCATCGCGCTCGATATCGGCGTGCTGGCGCTGTTCAAATACGCCAACTTCATCCTCGGCAATCTCGGGCATGTGCTGGGTACCACGCTGCCGACGCTCGACATCGGGTTGCCGCTCGGCATCTCCTTCTTCACCTTCCACCACATCATGTATCTGGTTGATCTGAAACGCGGCAAGGCGCCGCTCTACGCGCTCGATCGCTATGCGCTCTACATCGCCTTCTTCCCGCAGGCGATCGCAGGCCCGCTGGCGCGCTGGTCGGAGGTGATGCATCAGTTCGGCAGGCAGGTCTATGCGCCGGGCTGGCAGCGTCAATTCTGCATCGCGATTTGCTTCATCGCGCTCGGCCTGTTCCAGAAGGTCGTGATCGCCGACAGCATCGCGCACCTGCTCGATCCGATCTACACGCAGGCGGCGGCTGGGCCGCTTGCAAGCGGCGACAGCTGGCTCGCCTTCTGCTTCTCGTTTCAGATCCTGTTCGACTTCTCCGGCTATTCCGACATCGCGATCGGCCTTGGCCTGCTGTTCGGCGTGCAGCTGCCCTACAATTTCAATGCGCCGCTGCGCTCGACCAACATCCAGGATTTCTGGCAGCGCTGGCACATCACGCTGATGCTGTTCCTGCGCGATTATGTCTTCTATCCGCTGGTCAATCTGCGCCTTCTGCCGCGGCGCTGGTTGCCGGTGCAGTTCTTCGGCGCAATGCTGATCACCATGGCGCTGTGCGGCTTGTGGCATGGGGCGAGCTGGGCTTTTGTGTTGTGGGGGGTGTTGCACGGTCTTGCGCAGGTCGCTTGTTCGTTGTGGCGGCGCTATGGCCCGCACTTCCCGTCATGGCTCGGCTGGGCGCTGACCGTGCTGTTCGTGCTGGCAACCGGCGTGATCTTTCGCGCCGGCTCGGTCGAAGCTGCCTGGCATGTCTTCGCCGGGCTCGTCCAGCCATTGCCGCTCGCGCGCGGGCAGCACCTTTGGCCGCTGATCGTGGCGCCGTTGTTCGCCTTCCTGTTGCCGGCGAGCCAGGACATCGTCGCGTTCTTCACGCGCCGCCCGAGTCCTTTCCTTGCGGGCTTGCTCGGGATTTGCCTTTTCGCTTTGCTGCTCCACATGGGTGGTCGGGATCTCCATGAATTCGTCTACTTCAAGTTCTGA
- a CDS encoding acyl-CoA desaturase: protein MQQKRDHRIIRSRHFHKMQRRHFIIFDVLPFVGTLIALGLLFYRPIGIVELSLFFGFWLITGLGLTVGYHRLFTHRAFATSTAMSAILIAMGSMAGRGPMLSWAAMHRRHHELSDHDGDLHSPRLHGDGMLGRLRGFLHAHLTWMIAHDYPNVALYVPDLMASRTLVAVNSYYYSWVALGLLLPAAIGGLATMSLWGALTGLLWGGVVRMFVVEQTMSAINSIMHTFGAQPFVTRDDNSRNLGLMAWLAWGEGWHNNHHAFPYSAAFGLRWFEFDPGFIFIRALEALGLAWDVKVPSEEKIARRMLRQPGDAAPDLETG from the coding sequence GTGCAACAGAAACGCGATCACCGCATCATTCGCAGCCGGCATTTTCACAAGATGCAGCGGCGACATTTCATCATTTTCGACGTTTTGCCCTTCGTCGGCACGCTGATTGCGCTGGGCCTGCTGTTCTACCGTCCGATCGGCATCGTTGAGCTCAGCCTGTTCTTCGGCTTCTGGCTGATCACCGGGCTTGGGCTGACCGTCGGCTATCACCGCCTGTTCACCCATCGCGCCTTTGCCACCTCGACCGCGATGAGCGCGATCCTGATCGCGATGGGCTCGATGGCCGGGCGCGGCCCGATGCTGTCCTGGGCCGCCATGCACCGGCGGCACCACGAACTGTCCGACCACGATGGCGATCTGCATTCGCCGCGTCTGCATGGCGACGGCATGCTCGGTCGGCTGCGCGGCTTCCTGCACGCGCATTTGACCTGGATGATCGCGCACGACTATCCCAACGTCGCCCTTTATGTGCCGGATCTGATGGCCAGCCGCACCCTGGTCGCCGTCAACAGCTACTACTACAGCTGGGTCGCGCTCGGCCTGTTGCTGCCGGCGGCCATCGGCGGTTTGGCCACGATGAGCCTGTGGGGCGCGTTGACGGGCCTGCTGTGGGGCGGTGTGGTGCGCATGTTCGTGGTCGAGCAGACCATGTCCGCCATCAACTCCATCATGCACACTTTTGGCGCGCAGCCCTTCGTCACCCGTGACGACAACAGCCGCAATCTCGGCCTGATGGCCTGGCTCGCCTGGGGCGAGGGCTGGCACAACAACCACCACGCCTTCCCATATTCGGCGGCCTTCGGCCTGCGCTGGTTCGAGTTCGATCCCGGCTTCATCTTCATCCGAGCGCTGGAGGCGCTCGGGCTCGCCTGGGACGTCAAGGTGCCAAGCGAGGAGAAGATCGCGCGGCGCATGCTACGCCAGCCGGGCGATGCGGCGCCTGATCTGGAAACGGGTTAG
- a CDS encoding alpha/beta fold hydrolase translates to MKRGIAVFASAAALIGFFYFVAGKWAIHHSTLAFADILRGDRDVTVEVSVRRDREMESLAEMIDLPVVILSHGNTVKHTEYSFLTNTFAARGYLVVSIQHDLSTDDPMVTKTGEEYVGRRSQYNRGIANILFTIEQLKKDYPNADYRHLTLVGHSNGGDISMYFAKLHPDLVKKVVTLDNLRVPFVTDGKVKILSFRSKDPQFKPDPGVVPDDETCAKAGIQVVRTEFQHNDLSDRGSDQVKGFIEDAVHDFLNDLGEDDSPFNMPRLSKPHPTIDQLAAAVPDR, encoded by the coding sequence ATGAAGCGAGGCATTGCTGTTTTCGCCTCAGCCGCAGCGCTGATCGGCTTCTTCTATTTCGTTGCCGGCAAATGGGCGATCCACCACAGCACCCTGGCGTTCGCCGACATTCTGCGCGGCGACCGCGACGTGACCGTTGAGGTCTCCGTGCGCCGCGACCGTGAGATGGAATCACTGGCGGAAATGATCGACCTTCCGGTCGTGATCCTCAGCCACGGAAACACGGTCAAGCACACCGAGTATTCGTTCCTCACCAACACGTTCGCGGCCCGTGGCTATCTCGTCGTCAGCATCCAGCACGATCTGTCGACCGACGATCCCATGGTGACGAAGACCGGCGAGGAATATGTCGGCCGCCGCTCGCAGTACAATCGCGGTATCGCCAACATTCTGTTCACGATCGAGCAGCTCAAGAAGGACTATCCGAACGCGGATTACCGACATTTGACCCTGGTGGGACATTCCAACGGCGGCGACATCTCGATGTATTTCGCAAAACTGCATCCGGATCTGGTGAAGAAGGTCGTCACGCTCGACAATCTGCGCGTGCCCTTCGTCACCGACGGCAAGGTCAAGATCCTGTCCTTCCGCTCGAAGGATCCGCAGTTCAAGCCAGATCCCGGCGTCGTCCCCGACGACGAGACCTGTGCCAAGGCCGGCATCCAGGTGGTCAGGACCGAGTTCCAGCACAACGATCTCAGCGACCGCGGCTCGGATCAGGTCAAAGGATTCATCGAGGACGCAGTGCACGACTTCCTCAACGACCTCGGCGAGGACGACAGCCCGTTCAACATGCCGCGCCTGTCAAAGCCGCATCCCACCATCGACCAACTTGCGGCCGCCGTGCCCGACCGCTGA
- a CDS encoding glycerophosphodiester phosphodiesterase — protein MAFDIEAHRGGRALMPENTLPAFANALTMGVETLELDVGVTADGEVVVSHERGLNPDLARDATGAYVAAPGTPFVKLRFADVRTYDVGQIRPDSAYAKQFPDQRAVPGTRIPTLKELFALVRKSGNERVRFNIETKIDPDRPDQSLEPQAFVAKLLGVIAGEKLSDRVMIQSFDWRTLLLVQRQAPTIPTVYLTLQRGSAPTVVLDKATNWTAGYSPADHGGSLPRTIKAAGGAVWSPYFGDVTAALVAEAHTLGLRVVVWTVNKPDDMVRMIEMGVDGIISDRPDLLRQVAGEKGLALPAGTPVEP, from the coding sequence ATGGCGTTCGATATCGAGGCGCATCGCGGCGGGCGAGCGCTGATGCCGGAAAACACCCTGCCGGCCTTTGCCAATGCCCTCACGATGGGCGTGGAGACGCTCGAGCTCGATGTCGGCGTGACCGCCGACGGCGAGGTCGTCGTGTCGCATGAGCGCGGGCTCAATCCCGATCTCGCGCGGGATGCGACCGGCGCCTATGTCGCTGCGCCCGGCACACCCTTCGTGAAGCTGCGGTTCGCCGATGTCAGGACCTACGACGTCGGACAGATCCGGCCGGACAGCGCCTACGCAAAGCAGTTTCCTGACCAGCGCGCCGTGCCGGGGACCCGCATTCCCACGCTGAAGGAGCTGTTCGCGCTGGTACGCAAGTCGGGCAACGAACGCGTGCGTTTCAATATCGAGACCAAGATCGATCCGGACCGTCCGGATCAATCGCTGGAGCCCCAGGCCTTCGTCGCAAAGCTGCTCGGGGTGATCGCAGGCGAGAAGTTGTCCGACCGTGTCATGATCCAGTCGTTCGACTGGCGGACCCTGCTGCTGGTCCAGCGGCAGGCCCCGACAATTCCGACCGTGTATCTGACGCTGCAGCGCGGCTCGGCACCGACCGTCGTCCTCGACAAGGCTACCAACTGGACGGCGGGTTACAGCCCGGCCGATCACGGCGGCTCGCTGCCGCGCACGATCAAGGCCGCGGGCGGTGCCGTGTGGTCGCCCTATTTCGGCGACGTGACCGCAGCGCTTGTCGCAGAAGCGCATACGCTAGGGTTGCGCGTGGTGGTCTGGACCGTCAACAAGCCCGACGACATGGTGCGGATGATTGAGATGGGCGTCGACGGCATCATCTCGGACCGGCCGGATCTGTTGCGGCAGGTCGCCGGCGAGAAGGGCTTGGCGCTGCCGGCGGGGACCCCGGTCGAGCCGTAA
- a CDS encoding fused MFS/spermidine synthase — protein sequence MDSIVQPAATEQPSSSRNRLLLTVYTAAIFVSALLLFSVQPLFTKMVLPRLGGSPAVWSVAMVFFQSLLLAGYAYAHLLMQIKSRVVPIVMHLVLLIAAFVTLPLGIASAYGEPPSTGYAFWLLGLFVMSIGLPFFALAANNPLLQAWFVRTGHPDGHDPYFLYASSNIGSFLALLSYPFLLEPIFTLHTQDRLWTGGYGVLILLIAACGVLLLRSPKLAVADARTEDANAPAPTLVTRLRWIFLAAVPSGLLIAVTAHISTDVAAAPLLWVLPLSLYLLTWVVVFQSRPLLPHKWMLMLQPVAIAGVIFLLAFGGEQNLLLTLGGHQLCFFVIAMACHGELARTRPAAKYLTGFYVALSFGGMVGGLFAGLFAPFTFSWIAEYPILVALAALCRPSANERLAGIVRWYWLALAVLAAALVAPSYMTGDLSTWFEDHRVWVAGAVGVLAALLALALNADRWKIFATVALALALTRIYPADEGRVTTVRSFFGVHKIVVTPGGYFHVLMHGTTIHGAERFLNNDGAPVTGRPEPITYYHKDGGIGQAITAIRERKGAPLKVAAIGVGSGTLACAAAPGEDWKFFEIDQSMVDAARDPKNFRYISSCLPDLKPVIGDARLTFAREPDGVYDLIIVDAYSSDAIPIHLATEEAMKIYKDKLAPHGAVVMHVSNRHLDLEPVVVGIADANDLKSWVYDEDSGRDADYIFSTDVVISAREADDVGKLASSKQWEETDADEKVRVWTDDYSNILGALYRRLRFGEQ from the coding sequence ATGGATTCGATCGTGCAACCCGCCGCCACGGAGCAGCCATCCTCGTCGCGCAACCGGCTGCTGCTGACGGTCTACACCGCCGCGATTTTCGTCAGTGCGCTCTTGCTGTTCTCGGTGCAGCCGCTGTTCACGAAAATGGTGCTGCCGCGGCTCGGTGGCTCGCCGGCGGTGTGGTCGGTGGCGATGGTGTTTTTCCAGTCGCTGTTGCTGGCGGGCTATGCCTATGCGCATCTCCTGATGCAGATCAAAAGCCGCGTGGTTCCAATCGTGATGCATCTGGTATTGCTGATCGCGGCCTTCGTCACGCTGCCGCTCGGCATCGCCAGCGCCTATGGCGAGCCCCCCAGCACCGGCTACGCATTCTGGTTGCTCGGCCTGTTCGTGATGTCGATCGGGCTGCCGTTCTTCGCGCTTGCCGCCAACAATCCGCTGTTGCAGGCCTGGTTCGTCCGCACCGGCCATCCTGACGGGCATGATCCGTACTTCCTTTATGCCTCCTCCAACATCGGCAGCTTTCTCGCGCTGTTGTCCTATCCGTTCCTGCTGGAACCGATATTCACGCTGCACACGCAGGACCGGCTCTGGACTGGCGGCTATGGCGTTTTGATCCTGCTGATCGCGGCCTGTGGCGTGCTGCTGCTGCGCTCGCCGAAGCTCGCGGTGGCCGACGCGCGAACCGAGGACGCAAACGCGCCGGCGCCGACGCTGGTGACACGGCTGCGGTGGATATTCCTCGCCGCGGTGCCATCCGGTCTGCTCATCGCAGTCACCGCGCATATCTCGACCGACGTCGCGGCGGCGCCGCTGCTGTGGGTGCTGCCGCTGTCGCTGTATCTGCTGACCTGGGTGGTCGTGTTCCAGTCGCGGCCGCTGCTGCCGCACAAATGGATGCTGATGCTGCAGCCGGTCGCGATCGCGGGCGTCATCTTCCTTCTCGCCTTCGGCGGCGAGCAGAATTTGCTGCTCACGCTCGGCGGCCATCAATTGTGCTTCTTCGTCATCGCCATGGCCTGTCACGGCGAACTGGCGCGGACCCGGCCCGCAGCCAAATATCTCACCGGCTTCTATGTCGCGCTGTCGTTCGGCGGCATGGTCGGCGGCCTCTTTGCTGGTCTCTTCGCGCCCTTCACCTTCTCATGGATCGCTGAATATCCAATCCTGGTCGCGCTCGCCGCGCTGTGCCGGCCGTCGGCGAACGAGCGCCTTGCGGGCATTGTGAGATGGTACTGGCTGGCGCTTGCCGTGCTCGCGGCGGCGCTCGTTGCACCGTCCTACATGACGGGCGATCTTTCGACCTGGTTCGAGGATCACCGCGTCTGGGTCGCCGGGGCCGTCGGCGTGCTCGCAGCGCTTCTGGCGCTGGCGCTCAACGCGGATCGCTGGAAGATATTTGCCACCGTCGCGCTGGCGCTGGCCCTGACGCGGATCTATCCGGCCGACGAGGGCCGTGTCACCACGGTGCGCAGCTTCTTCGGCGTGCACAAGATCGTGGTGACGCCGGGCGGCTATTTCCACGTGCTGATGCACGGCACCACCATTCACGGCGCTGAACGCTTCCTCAACAATGACGGCGCGCCGGTCACCGGCCGGCCCGAGCCAATCACCTATTACCACAAGGACGGTGGCATCGGTCAGGCCATCACCGCGATCCGCGAGCGCAAGGGCGCGCCGTTGAAGGTCGCTGCAATCGGCGTCGGATCGGGCACGCTCGCCTGCGCCGCAGCGCCCGGCGAGGACTGGAAATTCTTCGAGATCGACCAGTCCATGGTCGATGCCGCACGCGACCCGAAGAATTTCCGCTACATCTCGAGCTGCCTGCCGGATTTGAAGCCGGTGATCGGGGACGCACGCCTCACCTTCGCCAGGGAGCCCGACGGCGTCTACGACCTCATCATCGTCGATGCCTATTCGTCGGATGCGATCCCGATCCATCTCGCGACCGAGGAGGCGATGAAGATCTACAAGGACAAGCTCGCTCCGCATGGCGCGGTGGTGATGCACGTCTCCAACCGGCATCTCGATCTCGAGCCCGTTGTGGTCGGCATTGCCGATGCCAACGATCTGAAGAGCTGGGTCTACGACGAGGATTCGGGCCGCGACGCCGACTACATCTTCTCGACCGATGTCGTCATCTCCGCGCGCGAGGCTGATGACGTCGGCAAGCTGGCGTCCTCCAAGCAATGGGAGGAGACCGACGCGGACGAGAAGGTGCGGGTTTGGACCGACGACTATTCCAACATCCTGGGCGCGCTGTATCGGCGTCTGCGGTTCGGAGAGCAGTAA
- a CDS encoding phytoene desaturase family protein — protein sequence MSDTDVVIIGAGHNGLTCAAYLAAAGLRVHVVERRKVVGGAAVTEEFHPGFRNSVAAYTVSLLNPQVISDLGLAEQGLRVVERRAQNFLPAPDGNYLLTGEGRTKASVARLSARDADALDRFSRELEDIADVLRQFVLRAPPNLLGSFGIGAIREAANALTTANILRGLTLEQSRSLLDLFTRSAGEMLDERFEHDLVKALFGFDAIVGNYASPYAAGSAYVMLHHAFGEVNGKKGVWGHAIGGMGAITQAMARAARARGVTIDTDAGVREVIVERDRAVGVVLENGRAIRAKYVAANVNPKLLYTRLVAADALPQDFLARIRHWKNGSGTFRMNVALDRLPSFTALPGAGDHLTSGIILAPSLGYMDRAYLDARAHGWSRQPIVEMLIPSTLDDTLAPAGHHVASLFCQHVAPELPDGKSWDDHREEVADLMIATVDSYAPGFGTSVLGRQILSPLDLERQFGLLGGDIFHGALTLNQLFSARPMLGHADYRGPLRGLYHCGSGAHPGGGVTGAPGHNAAQAILRDHRGLFASRG from the coding sequence ATGAGCGATACCGACGTCGTCATCATCGGCGCTGGCCATAATGGCCTCACCTGCGCGGCCTATCTCGCGGCGGCGGGCTTGCGTGTGCATGTGGTCGAGCGCCGCAAGGTGGTCGGCGGGGCGGCGGTCACGGAGGAGTTTCATCCGGGCTTCCGCAACTCGGTCGCGGCCTACACTGTGAGCCTGCTCAATCCGCAGGTCATCAGCGACTTAGGGCTGGCCGAGCAGGGCTTGCGCGTGGTCGAGCGGCGCGCGCAAAATTTTCTGCCTGCGCCCGACGGCAACTATCTCCTCACCGGCGAGGGCCGGACCAAGGCATCCGTCGCGCGGCTCAGCGCGCGCGATGCCGACGCGCTCGACCGGTTTTCGCGCGAGCTCGAGGACATCGCCGACGTGCTGCGGCAGTTCGTGCTGCGCGCGCCGCCGAACCTGCTCGGCAGTTTCGGCATTGGCGCCATCCGCGAGGCCGCGAACGCGTTGACGACGGCCAACATCCTGCGCGGATTGACGCTGGAGCAAAGCCGCAGCCTGCTCGATCTCTTCACCCGCTCCGCCGGCGAGATGCTGGACGAGCGGTTCGAGCATGATCTGGTCAAGGCTCTGTTCGGCTTCGATGCCATCGTCGGTAATTATGCCAGCCCTTACGCCGCCGGATCGGCCTATGTGATGCTGCATCACGCCTTCGGCGAGGTGAACGGCAAGAAGGGCGTCTGGGGCCACGCCATCGGCGGCATGGGCGCGATCACGCAGGCGATGGCGCGCGCCGCGCGGGCTCGGGGCGTCACGATCGATACCGATGCCGGCGTGCGTGAGGTGATCGTCGAGCGCGACCGCGCCGTCGGCGTGGTGCTGGAGAACGGCAGGGCGATCCGCGCAAAATATGTCGCGGCGAACGTCAATCCAAAGCTGCTCTATACGCGGCTCGTCGCGGCCGACGCCCTGCCCCAGGATTTCCTCGCCCGCATCCGCCACTGGAAGAACGGCTCCGGCACCTTCCGCATGAACGTGGCGCTGGACCGCCTGCCCTCCTTCACGGCGCTGCCGGGCGCTGGCGATCATCTCACCTCCGGCATCATCCTGGCGCCGAGCCTCGGCTATATGGACCGCGCGTATCTCGATGCGCGGGCGCACGGCTGGAGCCGTCAGCCCATCGTCGAGATGCTGATCCCCTCGACGCTCGACGACACGCTCGCGCCCGCGGGGCACCACGTCGCGAGCCTGTTCTGCCAGCACGTCGCGCCGGAGCTTCCCGACGGCAAGTCCTGGGACGACCATCGCGAGGAGGTCGCCGATCTCATGATCGCGACGGTGGACAGCTACGCGCCCGGCTTTGGAACAAGCGTGCTCGGACGCCAGATCCTCTCCCCGCTCGATCTCGAGCGGCAGTTCGGGCTGTTAGGGGGCGACATCTTCCACGGCGCGCTGACGCTGAACCAGCTGTTCTCGGCGCGGCCGATGCTGGGCCATGCCGATTACCGCGGCCCCCTCAGAGGCCTCTATCACTGCGGCTCCGGCGCCCACCCCGGCGGCGGCGTCACCGGCGCCCCCGGCCACAACGCAGCACAGGCGATTTTAAGGGATCACCGCGGCCTGTTCGCAAGCCGTGGATAG
- a CDS encoding Flp family type IVb pilin, which yields MISKFWSDESGATAIEYGLIAAGIALAIITVVNSLGTTLNDKFASISTSLK from the coding sequence ATGATTTCGAAATTCTGGTCCGATGAGTCCGGGGCAACCGCGATCGAATACGGTCTGATCGCGGCCGGTATCGCGCTGGCGATCATCACCGTAGTGAACAGCCTGGGCACCACGCTGAACGACAAGTTTGCTTCGATTAGCACCTCCTTGAAGTAA
- a CDS encoding 50S ribosomal protein L11 methyltransferase, with the protein MQSSPTYRASFSTGNEAAAKRVVDVLTEVFFDGDAAVAAFERPDGEWDVTLHFAEAPDQELLRELVATSAGNDIAATLAFDTIEAKDWVKASLEDLVPVPAGRFVVHGSHDRDRVAPNKLAIEIEAALAFGTGHHGTTRGCLLLLDHVLKHARPKRVLDLGTGTGVLGIAAAKALHRAVLASDIDPPSVRVAAENAALNEAGHDVRVIRATGFAAPDFAKSGPFDLVLANILANPLRQLAGPMVRHLAPGARVILSGLLTHQAPAVIAAYRARGLVPLRHLRIEGWSSLLLRKMG; encoded by the coding sequence ATGCAGTCTTCCCCCACCTATCGCGCCAGCTTTTCGACCGGCAACGAGGCTGCCGCCAAGCGTGTTGTCGACGTGCTTACTGAAGTGTTTTTCGACGGCGATGCGGCCGTCGCCGCCTTCGAGCGGCCGGACGGAGAATGGGACGTCACGCTGCATTTCGCCGAGGCGCCGGATCAGGAATTGCTGCGCGAACTCGTTGCAACGTCAGCAGGAAATGACATCGCGGCCACGCTTGCCTTCGACACAATCGAGGCCAAGGACTGGGTCAAGGCGAGCCTCGAAGACCTCGTCCCGGTGCCGGCCGGACGATTCGTCGTCCATGGCAGCCATGACCGCGACCGCGTGGCGCCAAACAAGCTCGCCATCGAGATCGAGGCGGCGCTCGCCTTCGGCACCGGCCACCACGGCACCACGCGTGGCTGTTTACTTCTGCTTGACCATGTCCTGAAGCACGCGCGGCCGAAGCGCGTGCTCGACCTCGGTACCGGAACCGGCGTGCTGGGGATCGCGGCGGCCAAGGCGCTGCATCGCGCGGTGCTGGCCTCCGACATCGACCCGCCTTCGGTGCGGGTCGCGGCCGAGAACGCGGCCCTGAACGAAGCCGGTCATGATGTGCGGGTAATCCGGGCCACCGGCTTCGCCGCGCCGGACTTTGCCAAAAGCGGCCCGTTCGACCTGGTGCTGGCCAACATCCTTGCCAATCCGTTACGCCAATTGGCGGGTCCGATGGTCCGGCATCTCGCGCCCGGTGCCCGCGTCATCCTCTCCGGCCTGTTGACCCACCAGGCTCCCGCCGTGATCGCCGCCTACCGCGCGCGCGGCCTCGTGCCGTTGCGGCACCTGCGGATCGAGGGGTGGAGCAGCCTGCTGCTGCGGAAGATGGGGTAA